A window of the Tachysurus fulvidraco isolate hzauxx_2018 chromosome 6, HZAU_PFXX_2.0, whole genome shotgun sequence genome harbors these coding sequences:
- the LOC113654240 gene encoding protein FAM237A-like encodes MYKLLSQIMDDVVLRARLVLMLLMLVHAQDQSLGHVDPLTLSRADPRCWESASVVLLEMRTPRIAHTVPDFWDLMVFLKASDNRKHGALFWDLAQVFWDLYVDCIRSRNHGLGRRHSIRTKRRLMVARSLSADKSFVQESQNHFSKLKEFTQDWFQIQVQQDGSHSLQ; translated from the exons ATGTACAAATTACTTTCTCAGATAATGGATGACGTAGTGCTGCGCGCTCGTCTGGTCCTGATGCTGCTCATGTTGGTGCACGCGCAGGATCAAAGCTTGGGTCACGTGGATCCGTTAACGCTCAGCCGCGCTGACCCGCGCTGTTGGGAAAGCGCTTCTGTGGTGCTGCTGGAGATGCGCACGCCGAGAATCGCGCACACGGTGCCTGACTTCTGGGATCTCATGGTGTTTCTGAAAGCCTCGGACAACCGGAAACACGGCGCCCTGTTTTGGGACCTGGCACAAGTCTTCTGGGACCTTTACGTGGACTGCATCAGGTCCCGAAACCATGGGCTTGGGAGGCGACACAGCATTCGGACAAAAAGGCGTCTCATGgtcgcgcgctctctctctgcgGACA AGTCCTTTGTGCAAGAGTCACAGAACCATTTTTCGAAGTTAAAGGAGTTTACTCAAGATTGGTTTCAAATACAGGTGCAGCAGGATGGATCTCACAGCTTGCAGTGA